The Hymenobacter sp. GOD-10R genome includes a window with the following:
- a CDS encoding FG-GAP-like repeat-containing protein: MSSKFTFSPRSAWASAPARLIDGALASLLLLMLGGSAQAQAPVVTSLAPTRNALAAPRTASVTATFNQPLSNTASTQQALRVFSQQAGGKKAGTAALSGNTLTFDPSTDFKAGEKVTATITAAVQSSSGQNLASGHVFQFTTATAPSSATFFNQQVNLLGSNISPVLGDVDGDGDLDVVGGSGVRLNTDGLGTFGDNQPLPTPAAYALALGDVDADGDLDLLTVNNNAAGTVSVRLNNGSGTFSGSQEVSVGSYPGSVVLGDLDGDGDLDLLTTSNATNSTGSSSVSVRLNNGSGVFSGNQEISTSSLARTALGDVDGDGDLDLVLALYNSSVASVVQVRLNDGTGAFGTGPTAPLEPAIFQLLLEDMDGDGDLDMVAAHLNVTTGIPGPIAQGRVILYRNNGLGTFASGQTIASLSNPGRISLGDLDGDNDLDLLTTYIGFRFDPPTVSINLNNGNGTLTTVSAKPYNPGIANTVLGDVDGDGDLDFLTSTVYFNQNTPTLTSVTPATAPAGTTVVIRGKDLRQTIELTLNGVSVPGFVINSDAQITFVVPTYATTGPLTVRTSVGSTSLAFTVTPPDLAATSFIPARNARAADRSTDVGVTFSKLIRNNAAGLGALKIFSQQAGGLKAGTPLISNSFLVFNPTTDFKAGETVSATLARSVEGRNDERLGAGQVFQFTTTTARSSVLFTSAPSVALVNPYGATQGDVDNDGDLDLLTVDNLSGTVTIRVRLNAGNGTFTNGQTVTFSETSYLSQTNTLLGDVDNDGDLDLVTSAGVFLNNNGVFASTPQGDTGNIALGDLDADGDLDLVGSSLAAVTIPGPITYTIRTALVRLNNGNGTFTQTQQLTVGSSDNNPPTFSLLKDMNNDGALDLIISNTSANPITTRLHLNNGFGTFDPGGQQLSISNPAVGDVDGDGDLDLVGTFDTTPTVLLNNGRGTFGPGVAVDLGAGFTPSTLGDVDGDGDLDLFVVSITQAGVRLNNGTGSFSGALNFSLNASPRTLSTADLDGDGTLDFVTVSYNSATTSGIASVYLNNHSIPTATLPAHLAEQISLYPNPAHSAVQLRLPAALARQPLQLQVLNTLGQVVVDQTLPAQPATEVALPQLPAGVYNVRLNTSQGLVVKRLLVH, from the coding sequence ATGAGTTCGAAGTTTACTTTCTCGCCCCGCTCAGCGTGGGCAAGCGCCCCAGCCCGATTAATCGATGGGGCACTTGCAAGCCTGCTCCTGCTGATGCTAGGTGGCTCAGCCCAGGCCCAAGCGCCCGTCGTCACGAGCCTAGCTCCTACTCGCAATGCGCTAGCAGCCCCACGTACTGCGTCTGTGACGGCCACCTTCAACCAGCCGCTTAGCAACACAGCCAGCACGCAGCAGGCGCTACGCGTGTTCAGCCAACAAGCCGGCGGCAAGAAAGCCGGTACGGCGGCGCTGAGCGGCAACACCCTCACCTTCGATCCGAGCACCGATTTTAAAGCTGGGGAGAAAGTAACGGCTACCATCACGGCGGCCGTGCAAAGCAGCAGCGGCCAGAACCTAGCTTCGGGACACGTATTCCAGTTCACGACGGCTACCGCACCGAGCAGCGCTACTTTTTTCAACCAGCAAGTCAACCTATTGGGTAGCAATATCTCCCCGGTGCTGGGCGACGTGGATGGCGACGGCGACCTCGACGTGGTCGGTGGTTCGGGCGTGCGCCTAAACACAGATGGCCTAGGTACCTTCGGGGACAACCAACCCTTGCCAACCCCGGCCGCCTACGCCCTAGCGCTCGGCGACGTAGATGCCGATGGCGACCTAGATTTGCTGACGGTGAATAACAACGCGGCGGGCACCGTGAGCGTGCGCCTCAACAATGGCAGCGGCACCTTTAGCGGTAGCCAGGAGGTATCGGTGGGGAGCTACCCAGGCAGCGTGGTACTCGGTGACCTCGACGGCGACGGCGACCTGGACCTACTGACGACCAGCAACGCAACGAATAGCACCGGGAGCAGCTCGGTGAGTGTGCGTCTCAACAACGGCAGCGGCGTTTTTAGTGGCAATCAGGAAATTAGCACCAGCAGCCTCGCCCGCACGGCCCTTGGCGACGTCGACGGCGACGGTGACCTCGACTTGGTGTTGGCGCTCTATAACAGCTCCGTGGCGAGCGTGGTGCAGGTGCGCCTCAACGATGGCACCGGCGCGTTTGGCACGGGCCCCACGGCTCCCCTCGAGCCCGCTATTTTTCAGTTGCTGCTGGAAGACATGGACGGCGACGGCGACCTAGATATGGTAGCCGCCCACCTCAACGTTACGACGGGAATACCCGGCCCTATTGCGCAAGGACGGGTGATTTTGTACCGCAACAACGGCCTGGGCACCTTCGCCAGCGGCCAGACGATTGCGAGTCTTTCCAACCCAGGCCGCATAAGCCTCGGCGACCTCGACGGCGACAACGACCTCGACCTGCTGACCACCTACATCGGTTTTCGCTTCGACCCACCGACTGTCAGTATAAACCTCAACAACGGCAACGGCACCCTCACAACCGTTAGTGCCAAACCCTACAACCCAGGCATTGCGAACACCGTGCTGGGCGACGTGGACGGCGACGGCGACCTGGACTTTCTGACCAGCACCGTTTATTTCAACCAGAATACGCCAACGCTCACCAGCGTGACCCCGGCCACCGCGCCAGCTGGCACCACAGTCGTCATCCGGGGCAAGGACTTGCGCCAAACTATCGAACTGACGCTAAATGGCGTGTCGGTGCCAGGTTTCGTCATCAACTCCGATGCGCAGATTACGTTCGTGGTACCAACGTACGCTACTACTGGCCCCCTCACCGTCAGAACGTCGGTGGGTAGCACTAGCCTAGCCTTCACCGTGACGCCGCCCGACCTAGCCGCGACAAGCTTTATTCCCGCTCGAAATGCGCGGGCAGCTGACCGAAGCACCGATGTGGGCGTCACGTTCTCGAAGCTGATTCGCAACAACGCCGCGGGCCTAGGTGCGCTGAAGATATTTAGCCAGCAAGCGGGCGGCTTGAAGGCAGGTACGCCGCTGATCAGCAACAGCTTTCTCGTATTCAATCCTACCACCGACTTCAAAGCGGGCGAAACGGTGTCGGCGACGTTGGCCCGGTCCGTGGAAGGTCGCAACGACGAGCGCCTAGGTGCCGGGCAAGTGTTTCAGTTTACCACGACCACGGCGCGCAGCTCGGTCTTGTTTACCAGCGCGCCGAGCGTGGCGCTAGTAAACCCCTACGGCGCGACGCAGGGCGACGTGGACAACGACGGCGACCTAGACCTCCTAACCGTTGATAACCTCAGTGGCACAGTGACCATTCGCGTGCGGCTGAACGCGGGCAACGGTACCTTCACCAACGGGCAAACGGTGACCTTCTCGGAAACCTCGTACCTGAGCCAAACCAACACGCTGCTCGGCGACGTGGACAATGACGGCGACCTCGACCTCGTGACTAGCGCCGGCGTGTTCCTCAACAACAATGGCGTATTTGCGAGCACTCCGCAAGGCGACACCGGCAACATTGCTCTCGGCGACCTAGATGCTGACGGCGACCTTGACTTAGTTGGTTCAAGCCTAGCGGCAGTTACGATACCAGGCCCTATCACGTACACGATCCGCACGGCGTTGGTGCGCCTGAACAACGGCAACGGCACCTTCACCCAAACGCAGCAGCTTACCGTGGGCAGCAGCGACAACAACCCGCCCACCTTCTCGCTGTTGAAGGACATGAACAACGACGGCGCCCTCGACCTGATCATCTCCAATACTTCCGCCAACCCTATTACCACCAGGCTGCACCTGAATAATGGCTTTGGTACTTTCGACCCGGGCGGTCAGCAGCTGTCCATTAGCAACCCAGCCGTGGGCGACGTGGATGGCGACGGTGACCTCGACTTGGTCGGCACTTTCGACACCACGCCCACCGTATTGCTCAACAATGGTCGGGGCACCTTTGGCCCTGGGGTCGCCGTGGACCTAGGTGCTGGCTTCACCCCTTCTACCCTCGGCGACGTGGATGGCGACGGCGACCTGGACCTGTTTGTGGTGAGTATCACGCAAGCTGGCGTTCGCCTGAACAACGGCACAGGCAGCTTCAGTGGTGCGCTCAACTTCTCGCTGAATGCAAGCCCCCGCACCCTCTCCACCGCCGACCTCGATGGCGACGGCACCCTCGATTTTGTCACGGTCAGCTACAACAGCGCCACTACCAGCGGCATCGCGAGTGTGTACTTGAACAACCACTCCATTCCGACGGCGACCCTGCCGGCTCACCTCGCCGAGCAGATCAGCTTGTACCCGAATCCGGCGCACTCGGCCGTGCAGCTGCGCCTACCTGCCGCCCTAGCCCGGCAGCCGCTCCAGCTTCAGGTGCTGAACACGCTGGGGCAAGTAGTAGTGGATCAAACGCTACCCGCCCAGCCTGCTACCGAAGTGGCACTTCCGCAGCTCCCAGCCGGCGTATATAATGTGCGACTCAACACCAGCCAGGGCCTGGTGGTGAAGCGCTTGCTGGTGCACTAG